CCGGACCACAGCGGCAACCCATCAGACCCAAAACCAGACTTCATTAAGCCCCAAGGTtggtgttttatttataattacccaGCGTGAgttcaataaatcaaattaattactgatcAATGATACAGATCCAGAGGAACCAACAGGACCAGGACCGATTCCGACTCACGTGCAATTGGGCTGCGCAGCGGCTTTGATTTGTGTTGAAGAAAATCTTTGTGGCATGGATGGCATGATAAATCCTTCTCCTCTGTCGCTAACCGAAGAGCAGCTTACGAGACGCGTACCATTGAGCGtaagtttaatattaattattatatctatttatttactttctatTCATCGTAaccgtaaataaaatattttatttcatttgaatattaCGCCTACTACCTGGTTCAGTAACGACCGGTAGTtaacatattttatacatcaatatatataaagtctCTTTTATTGACCGATTGATCCCTGACCTTTTGATTTTTATGTGCAGGACTGTAAGAACCCGGACAACGGAGTGATCGGAAAATGCTGCCGCGACCCTAACTACGTTGACCCCTGGCCCACGGGCAACTTGCCGGCAAACTACTCGGGAGGATTCGACGAACAGGGATTCCCGACCTTCTTGAATATACAGAAGGCAAAGCCGACCAAGAAGCCGACTCCGACTCCAGTGAAGGGACGAGTACCGAACAAGAACGTCCAAGCTCCGACACAAAATGCGATCCCCCAGCAACCGAAACCCCAGTTCCCAGCTCCAGCAAATCCTCAGCccaattttaatgttaatgcCAATAATCAACAGCCACTGGTCAACTACCCCAATGTGCCCAACTTCCCCACCTTCCCCAAACCCTTCAACAAAAACAATTTCGTTGAATCGCCGAGTAACGCAAACCCGGTTGTCATTCCGCCTCAAGTATCGAGCTCATgcggtgttaaaaattcaGTAAGTGGTCAATGCTCTTAAAACGACGGGgggggtttttttttttttaattaaataaaaaaaagttacgtagattttataattttatggtgGGGTCAGACtagagtaatttttgaaattatttttatagaaaattaaaaaaaaaaatatttttgtaatttccgaaaatttagaaaaaattcaagaattttataaattaagcgaaaaaaaaatttttatgatttaaaataagaaaaaatatttttttattaattctttatgattttaattagcAGTAAATAATCAAGACACTCAGaggctaaaataatttttttataattttcactaCTAGTTAAATATATCTAGACAtagcatatatttttatacaaaaaataaataaataaataaaaaaaaaaaatgtattaaaaaatcctaattttaaaaataaaattttctaaaaatctcCAATACTCTGTACTCTAATATCACTAGTAATTAGTCTTATGTAATAGCGTAATGAGGTAAACAGTAATTGAGCTGTAATAACAATCCATTCTCAGTTTATGTTACATCTGAATCGACTTGGATTACCCGCTAGTATTTACAAACAACAGCgagcataattatttttattattagcgATCCTTTACATAAGTGCAAAACCAGCTGATTGTTAATCTGCTGACACGTTGCGCCATTACatctaattactaattaataattaataattattaatgttgaaacaaaaatatcacatattatttcattttttatgtcgtgTTCAATCCGATCgtaattttttgtctcaacttaataaattaattatattaaaaaaagtgaaattaaaaattagagaCGATTCTGAAATTtaagtcaataatttttgaaactgaaaaaatccatgggtcaaaataattttcaactgagtactttttaagtttttcttagcatttcaagtaaaaataattcgacTTGGAAATTTTGACAccaataatgaaaattttggacttttataagaacttttcaaaaacgcaattgaaattttctctgaattttttccaagttccAGAAATGATCAACTCAAATTTCAGAATTGTCTCAAATTTATAAGTTCACTATCATAAACTTTGGAGTAGACTTTTTTTAGATgggaataaacaataattgattatttattgtgtTAAGGTACAACGACcgagtaatttaaaagaagaagaagtagGATTTGGTGAAATACCCTGGGAAGCAATGGTACTTTACACTCCGGAAAAGAAACTCCTTTGTTCTGGAGCATTTGTGGCGCCAAATGCCGTTCTCACAGCAGCCCGTTGTCTTGATGGGTATGATATAGTAACTCTTACTCTTACCCCTCCCTTCTCCTGGAACTAGTACATAATTCAGTCTAGCTCGTTAATCCATTAATTTATTCTGTAATACTTGGctatacatttatattgaggTATTTTcattgtaagaaaaaaaggcACCGTAATTactaaagattttattattattattacagatACCAGCCCCAGGATATTTCCGTAAAAGCGGGAGAGTGGAAATTGGGATACGAATTAAAACACGAAGAGCCTTTGCCATTTGAAATAGTCAAAGTCGCATCGATTGTGCCACATCCTGGATACTTGCCTGGGAGCTCGGCTCATGATGTTGCGATACTTTATCTTGAGCACGATGTCCATCTTGACAGACATGTCGGTACTATTTGCTTGCAAGATCAATCGCAACAGTCTTACATTCCCCAAGGTGCTAAGTGCATTTCTACTGGATGGGGCAAACACATTTTGcaaggtaattttatttgttgcaACCATctgtcatttttttctaataataataaattgtgtGTTGTGAACTTTAGCTCACTTGGCGGGAGCGATAATGCACTCGGTGCAAGTCGACGCAATCGAGGAAAACGAATGCCGGCAACGGATTTCAAACGCCGAGGAGCAGATTGAGGTGGACGACTCGTTGGTCTGCGTCAAGCCACATCAGCAGAGGAATAATATGTGCCAGGTTGATTTGGGTGGTCCGTTGGCTTGTGAACGCAGTGATGGTACTTATGAGATAGTCGGGGTTTATACTCAAGATACTGGATGTCTACCAACTAATCAAGTTGCTACTTTTGCTTTGATTGATGTTCCATGGgttaaatatatgttacaaAGTCCacctcaaataaaattacaaccTGAACCTTATCCACCTGCACAACAACCTCAACAACCTTATGAACCTGTTCAACCTCAACAACCTCAGCAACCTTATGCACCAGCACAACAACCTGAACCTTATGCACCAGCTCAACAACCTGAACCTTATGCACCAGCCCAACTTAAACCTTACACACCTACTCAACCTAAACCTTATGCACCACCTTACAAACCTGTATTTGATTCACCTGCACAACAACCTGCACCTCCTGTACCAGGACCATCTCAACCTCGACCTTATAAACCAGCCAATTTACCTTTTGTACCAGCCCAAAAACCACGACCATTTGCACCAGCAGATTCCCAGCAACCAGAACCTAGCCAACAACCTTATTATTACGAACCACAAAACAACCAACCATGCGATTGTCAGCAAAGCAATTTACCGCCTTACGACAATCAATACCTACCTCCCGTTTAAGGGCTGACTGAacctcttaaaatttattaaccttaagttctattattattttaattattattattattaaattagtcATGTAATTGTATAGATTAACACTCGTGTAAACTAAAAGTTAATAtacttatcatttatttaaactttattgtattcacttttattaaaaactttaatacgttcgtaattaaaaaattatttactgtgataaaaaaactttttaattcgccttaaatttatcagaaaaaatttattatcacccactcattcatttaattacgtgtcatataattaattaattaattaaataaataaataatttacaagagTCCCTGGCGCTTCAGATCTTCGTAAGTCTTCCGGTTGACGACATTACCAAGAGAATCTTCAAACTCTTCCTCTTGCTCTGGCTGCCACCTCTCCGCCTGCTTCTGGGCCTTGAGTTTCTCCCAGAGGGCGAGCGCGTCTTCAATCTGGGTGACGTTGGCGAAGTGCGCGGTGTTGGGGATACCCAGACATCGCATACCATGGGCGTGTCTCCACTCAGCAAAGTGTCTTTGGAAAGCCTTGGGACCTTTGTAAGTAAAATTACCGCAGATCTCGCAGTTGTAACTGATGTTGAGTCCGTGCAATTTGTAGAGCCAGTAAGGAATGGGTTTTCCGTCCCAGCCTAGAGGCAAATTCTTGGGATTATAAGGAACCTCATTGTCGTCTTCTTCCTCAGACTCGGAAGCACTGGCCTCTGCGTCAGAGTCTCCGCGCTCGCCTTCAGTTCGCGCCTGCTTCCGCTGAACGTTTTCTTTAGTTGCGACCCGCTGAGTCGAGACTATCTCAGCAAGACGATAAACCTGGGCCTCAAGACAAGCGACTTCCTTTTGCTTGGCCACGTCCTTGCCCTTTCCTGccttcttattcttattcttcgCAAGTAAGTTCGGGTCCAGCGAAGCCTCGCCCTTGGTACTGAACAATCTCTGGGCTCGTTCCTCTAAAGTCCCACCGCATTTGAGTCCCAGTGCCATCAGCGCGGACTTGAGTCGATCAAGACCCAGAGAAGCCAACTCTTCCCAGGAAGAAAAAGCTGACAGATCTAGATGCGCTCCGACATTGGTCAGAGCACTGCCGGTTTCTTTTGGCCAACCCGGGAAATTATTCTGCTCCCACTGGACCTCGAACTCTTTTCTCGCTTCCTCCAGGTCAGTGTTCAGGTTGTGCAGGGGCTTGATGCGCTCGATGTAGTCCGAGAGGTAGGTCAGCAAGGCGTCGAGGTACCGACGATAGTCAGCGTTCTTACGCTCCCGTGGAATATCGAACAAGTGGTCGAAGGTTGATAAATATGTTATGTAATCAATCTTTTCAATACCTTTTAAGTTTATGTACTTCTCGTAGCACTCGTGGAGGTCTAGATACTTGCCGTAGCCCTCTTCGTCGGTGAATTCTATCCAATTAGCGAGTTCTTCTGTTGGATTCTCTCGCATTTTCGCTAGTTCTTCAAATTCTACGGACATCGGAACGCTGATTTCATTGGGGTGCCGCCGGTAGAAGtcttttattgattttaaacggGCGTAGAACTCGGAAAATTCATTTGGACCTGACAGCGCTTGGAcctaaaatattatcaacttattaagacaataattaaaaatgaaatgtttaatttattgaattacaatttaaatagtttttggattttttgtaaaatgataaattataaaaaaaaaaaatatttgaaaaaattgcacttgtagtttttttaattttctacatgtgcatatttttattttttattttttttgtcattgacttgaaaaaaaaattaaaaaaatattaattgtctgttgcaaaatacaaatttaaaattataaataaatggagtaaattaataaaataaaattttgaaaaaatgcacatttaaaaaattttaaaaataaataagtgcattttttgtaaatatttttttttttttttattattaactctatttatttataattttaaatttgtctgtctgcTGGGTTCATAATCGTCTCATGTCTGCTGCGCTCACATTTACTGTAGTctattattagtaaataaataaataaatttaaataaatacttacttCTTCTTTACGCTGACCATCTTTATCTTCATATAAATCTTGTAATTGCATTGCACAGTCCATGTATTGTTGTAACAACATTTTTAAACGATGCTCTGAATTAATACTGTCCCGATGTCCTGGTTTTTTGTGAAGTAATTCCTTTACCATCGCGTCCATCAGCCGCTCACGTTCCTCGTGATAACGACGTTGTTGTTCTAATAGAGTTTCCATTgtttattctattaattaattaattaattaataaacaaacaacCGACGACACTGAATGTTGATCCAGTGCCAGATCCAAGTCCGGTTTAAATTAGaggttatgaattt
This genomic window from Microplitis demolitor isolate Queensland-Clemson2020A chromosome 6, iyMicDemo2.1a, whole genome shotgun sequence contains:
- the LOC103575657 gene encoding uncharacterized protein LOC103575657, with translation MKRKMLIVLFATLASVSASPYSKISDDNAYGQRIQKNPVVGNAYGQSFAASSASAHAGAYSSSNSFASATAHANANANAAANADAYSGSNDQGYEQQADYGQTQYHVSQQTENAHGSYDASGSGSHAAGESGHKGSQYWWMNNNSPFDGHKSNANSNNNKDSVNSGSASSGSGHFGSNPFLSNSGSSGSSSQTNYHGSSSVSHGTNAGHSNTGSSGHKFDASKNPFFSKTNSQAHAGATASATASGHGSNVPPSKDIQLPHVSTASKNVFLDQSINQQESGNGLSVTCSGEARICVPKHLCNDGYVSASVQGLSQVRSDAQQCDVNREVCCTLSASQHQDQDQHHQDQVPAGSYDDYRKTSESAGVYGSSQSQINVNVNDYNSRDKVTGGLFDTKYQQSELSNSFGSKPLVGDTLNGYLPPDHSGNPSDPKPDFIKPQDPEEPTGPGPIPTHVQLGCAAALICVEENLCGMDGMINPSPLSLTEEQLTRRVPLSDCKNPDNGVIGKCCRDPNYVDPWPTGNLPANYSGGFDEQGFPTFLNIQKAKPTKKPTPTPVKGRVPNKNVQAPTQNAIPQQPKPQFPAPANPQPNFNVNANNQQPLVNYPNVPNFPTFPKPFNKNNFVESPSNANPVVIPPQVSSSCGVKNSVQRPSNLKEEEVGFGEIPWEAMVLYTPEKKLLCSGAFVAPNAVLTAARCLDGYQPQDISVKAGEWKLGYELKHEEPLPFEIVKVASIVPHPGYLPGSSAHDVAILYLEHDVHLDRHVGTICLQDQSQQSYIPQGAKCISTGWGKHILQAHLAGAIMHSVQVDAIEENECRQRISNAEEQIEVDDSLVCVKPHQQRNNMCQVDLGGPLACERSDGTYEIVGVYTQDTGCLPTNQVATFALIDVPWVKYMLQSPPQIKLQPEPYPPAQQPQQPYEPVQPQQPQQPYAPAQQPEPYAPAQQPEPYAPAQLKPYTPTQPKPYAPPYKPVFDSPAQQPAPPVPGPSQPRPYKPANLPFVPAQKPRPFAPADSQQPEPSQQPYYYEPQNNQPCDCQQSNLPPYDNQYLPPV
- the LOC103575658 gene encoding splicing factor 3A subunit 3, which encodes METLLEQQRRYHEERERLMDAMVKELLHKKPGHRDSINSEHRLKMLLQQYMDCAMQLQDLYEDKDGQRKEEVQALSGPNEFSEFYARLKSIKDFYRRHPNEISVPMSVEFEELAKMRENPTEELANWIEFTDEEGYGKYLDLHECYEKYINLKGIEKIDYITYLSTFDHLFDIPRERKNADYRRYLDALLTYLSDYIERIKPLHNLNTDLEEARKEFEVQWEQNNFPGWPKETGSALTNVGAHLDLSAFSSWEELASLGLDRLKSALMALGLKCGGTLEERAQRLFSTKGEASLDPNLLAKNKNKKAGKGKDVAKQKEVACLEAQVYRLAEIVSTQRVATKENVQRKQARTEGERGDSDAEASASESEEEDDNEVPYNPKNLPLGWDGKPIPYWLYKLHGLNISYNCEICGNFTYKGPKAFQRHFAEWRHAHGMRCLGIPNTAHFANVTQIEDALALWEKLKAQKQAERWQPEQEEEFEDSLGNVVNRKTYEDLKRQGLL